A portion of the Carya illinoinensis cultivar Pawnee chromosome 11, C.illinoinensisPawnee_v1, whole genome shotgun sequence genome contains these proteins:
- the LOC122282406 gene encoding uncharacterized protein LOC122282406: protein MGNCLFAGFGEVDHGVTKVVTSNGGIMEFYAPITVGCITNEFPAGHGIFRSHDLFWKPLPHHEELVAGESYYLLPLNDSTDDNTRTHGQIVRRQGHVRSISSVSSSSTLAAPYRMSLDYQGMLKRSYTEVFSRYNNGPFWKVKLVICPEQLLEILSQEARTQELIQSVRTVAKCGNNGGVSPTEFSDVWSLSSSRNASSKKEGLVDILGN from the coding sequence ATGGGAAACTGTCTCTTTGCAGGCTTCGGAGAGGTCGATCATGGAGTAACCAAAGTGGTCACATCTAACGGAGGTATAATGGAATTCTACGCTCCAATAACCGTAGGATGCATCACCAATGAATTCCCTGCAGGCCACGGCATTTTCCGCAGCCATGATCTTTTCTGGAAACCACTCCCTCACCATGAAGAGCTCGTGGCCGGGGAGTCCTACTATCTCCTCCCACTCAATGACAGCACAGACGACAACACGCGCACGCACGGACAAATCGTCCGGCGGCAAGGCCACGTTCGATCCATCAGTAGCGTATCTTCGTCGTCGACGTTGGCTGCCCCATATAGGATGTCACTCGATTATCAAGGGATGCTGAAGAGATCGTACACGGAGGTCTTCTCAAGGTACAACAATGGCCCGTTCTGGAAAGTGAAGCTGGTGATATGCCCAGAGCAATTGTTGGAGATACTGTCGCAAGAGGCTCGCACTCAAGAGTTGATACAGAGCGTAAGGACGGTGGCAAAGTGTGGTAATAATGGTGGGGTCTCGCCTACGGAGTTCTCAGATGTATGGAGCCTCTCAAGCAGTCGGAATGCTTCCTCTAAGAAAGAAGGCTTAGTAGACATTTTGGGGAATTAA